Proteins found in one Planococcus citri chromosome 2, ihPlaCitr1.1, whole genome shotgun sequence genomic segment:
- the LOC135834020 gene encoding uncharacterized protein LOC135834020, which translates to MDYIKGIKPLSCSSDWPSWKDKVLDVLALFNAVDIVEGKSTCPEEPKTTDTAADAAERRKLIATWQKSSHQAKIIISQTVSEELHSRIAGRLSAREAWQVLTKEFDDKAEDQIFRECLNFFSTEWNDYEDAPSVVARIKNQHRKFRAGLENRKIETVDKLLEILFVSKVLHILPSRFEAFKSSYLLLNAQADKSLSNLSDSLIMHERNIAPVHSSTSSSSSEAMFAKSGQKSGSNVVAKTSGDQSVRNHQRNAQVCKYCSGKGHWLKKCSQWINDGKPPFPARANDTSGCLPQVNVSGCSPKLNDIDSEPKSALLADCEQLNLVTSSSDQSWWIDNGATKHITSNREWFQTYETFSKPNYVKAAGSRVTAVGHGSIEVASFVNGQLVKFDLTDVWYVPCISKNLFSVVAAHDKKPESRFYSNPTFSKFEADNRVMFTGTRSKNGSLFKASFETILPEPQVNAVESSEIVQLYHERWGHINKNHVRAKLAELGLKKRSKETKTNSSKPCQFDKVHSETFEQRLSTRAVGELLSGDICGPFDCSFGGRKYLIVIKDDYSNYHHTFVEKEKTATVVSRCVREVLFKARALGHRVLEFQSSSQGEFDNKAPHTAVERGSSAIVEMARTLKYSNPEITYPIEIWAELVTTSLYLLNRVGKSLINGSTPYEMCSKCYANVPIQSRQNLDKKVLEGYLVGYDGDEQYRVYVPEKRDVVISKDVTFYEKLRNCDQRVTIPINRDLLDPIDNDTDTEISDEKKSAPSTSKSSLVTPKSSTKATPKSSLKSSPKSSNSSLLENDEFDDANNIINNDLEETELLSRWRKLRDNNRSKSQDVNDHANCVEIEIFTAEIEASMKSYVEAVRSQPHSNLKDPMDSAIRSIAANDAPDLRSRSPGKRSDQTSTSLIFPFDHRLAANELLLRHQRHVDISLENPTTENVSCLHYVFADSSRVPAHRMIKETSTIAPKAAKYFSQRIPFDFQHNHCKFKIRFDLVDDQGNHEEIYIPEGAYEVTDIINAIRDKKFNSLYNVERKNIRFDLSEDEKKMITVPEGIYDVDNLESTIKAKEFDKLSTIIQKREDLHLDKLLDKECRHYIHIPGDKYKVEDILQAIKERREIVVQIVDQDGNLLDFGDEKIYVALDIREM; encoded by the exons ATGGATTATATCAAGGGAATCAAGCCTCTATCCTGTTCCAGTGATTGGCCGTCATGGAAAGATAAAGTGCTCGACGTACTCGCCTTATTTAATGCCGTGGACATCGTCGAAGGTAAATCAACCTGCCCCGAAGAACCAAAAACGACCGATACCGCCGCTGACGCCGCCGAAAGACGTAAGTTGATTGCAACATGGCAAAAATCTTCTCATCAAGCGAAAATAATCATTTCTCAAACCGTTTCCGAAGAGCTACACAGTCGAATCGCTGGTAGACTCTCTGCGCGCGAAGCATGGCAAGTGCTTACGAAGGAATTCGATGACAAGGCAGAAGACCAAATATTCCGCGAATGCCTGAATTTCTTTAGTACAGAGTGGAATGATTACGAAGATGCGCCCTCTGTTGTTGctcgaattaaaaatcaacatcgTAAATTTCGAGCTGGTCTGGAAAATCGCAAAATCGAGACAGTCGATAAGCTGTTGGAGATTTTATTCGTTTCGAAAGTATTACACATTCTTCCGAGTCGTTTCGAAGCTTTTAAATCGAGCTACCTTCTTCTCAATGCTCAAGCTGATAAGTCACTAAGTAATTTGTCAGATTCGCTTATCATGCACGAGCGTAACATCGCACCAGTACATAGTTcaacgtcgtcatcgtcatcggaAGCTATGTTCGCTAAATCTGGTCAGAAAAGTGGTTCGAATGTCGTCGCGAAAACATCTGGTGATCAATCCGTTCGAAATCATCAGAGAAACGCTCAAGTGTGTAAATACTGTTCCGGGAAAGGGCACTGGCTCAAAAAGTGCTCACAGTGGATCAACGATGGTAAACCACCCTTTCCTGCTCGAGCTAACGATACTTCTGGTTGTTTGCCTCAAGTCAACGTTTCTGGTTGTTCGCCAAAACTCAACGATATCGATTCAGAACCTAAAAGCGCTCTACTCGCCGATTGTGAGCAACTGAATCTCGTTACATCTTCGTCAGATCAATCTTGGTGGATTGATAACGGTGCAACGAAGCACATTACGTCGAATCGAGAATGGTTTCAAACATACGAAACATTTTCGAAACCAAATTACGTCAAAGCTGCTGGCAGTCGCGTCACAGCAGTTGGTCATGGATCGATCGAAGTTGCTAGCTTCGTAAATGGTCAACTTGTCAAGTTCGATTTGACTGACGTATGGTATGTTCCTTGtatttcgaagaatttgttCTCAGTCGTCGCGGCTCACGATAAAAAGCCAGAGAGCAGATTTTATTCGAATCCTACGTTCAGCAAATTCGAAGCAGATAATCGCGTTATGTTCACCGGTACGAGATCGAAAAATGGTTCTCTTTTCAAAGCGTCATTCGAGACCATTTTGCCGGAACCGCAGGTGAATGCTGTTGAGAGCAGCGAAATCGTGCAACTTTATCACGAACGATGGGGCCATATTAATAAAAATCACGTTCGAGCTAAACTTGCTGAATTGGGCCTGAAGAAACGATCGAAGGAAACTAAAACCAATTCGAGCAAACCCTGTCAGTTCGATAAAGTTCATAGCGAAACGTTCGAACAACGTTTATCGACCAGAGCAGTTGGTGAGCTGCTATCTGGTGATATTTGCGGGCCATTCGATTGTTCCTTTGGTGGTCGCAAATATCTCATCGTTATCAAAGATGATTATTCGAATTATCATCATACGTTCGTTGAGAAGGAGAAAACCGCCACAGTAGTATCTCGTTGCGTTCGAGAGGTACTATTCAAAGCTCGCGCCCTTGGTCATCGAGTGTTAGAATTCCAGTCTAGCAGCCAAGGTGAGTTCGATAACAAAGCG CCACACACAGCTGTTGAACGCGGTAGCAGTGCGATCGTAGAGATGGCGCgaacattgaaatattcaaatccAGAGATTACGTATCCGATTGAAATCTGGGCTGAACTCGTTACCACCTCTTTGTATTTGCTGAATAGAGTAGGCAAGTCATTGATCAACGGTTCGACTCCTTACGAGATGTG TTCGAAGTGTTACGCTAACGTTCCGATCCAGTCACGTCAAAATCTGGATAAAAAGGTTCTCGAAGGTTACCTCGTCGGATACGATGGTGATGAGCAATATCGAGTTTACGTTCCAGAGAAACGTGACGTTGTTATTTCGAAAGATGTCACTTTCTACGAGAAACTTCGCAATTGCGACCAACGAGTTACCATTCCAATCAATCGAGATTTGCTAGATCCGATTGATAACGATACCGATACAGAGATAAGTGATGAGAAGAAAAGTGCACCTTCTACGTCGAAGTCATCGCTTGTTACGCCGAAATCTTCGACCAAAGCGACTCCGAAAAGTTCGCTAAAAAGCTCACCGAAATCATCGAATAGTTCTTTGCTCGAGAATGACGAATTTGATGACGCTAACAATATTATCAACAACGATCTAGAAGAAACCGAGCTTCTATCTAGATGGAGAAAATTACGCGATAACAATCGTTCAAAATCTCAAGACGTCAACGATCACGCTAATTGCGTTGAGATTGAGATTTTCACGGCTGAAATAGAAGCTTCAATGAAATCGTATGTGGAAGCAGTTCGGAGCCAGCCTCATTCCAATTTGAAAGACCCTATGGACTCCGCGATCCGTTCCATAGCCGCTAACGATGCGCCGGATTTACGTTCAAGATCTCCGGGAAAGCGATCAGATCAGACATCGACAAGTCTAATATTTCCATTCGATCATCGATTAGCAGCAAACGAGCTGCTGTTACGTCACCAGAGACACGTCGATATCTCTCTGGAAAATCCTACCACCGAAAACGTCAGCTGTCTACATTACGTATTCGCAGACAGCTCTAGAGTTCCAGCTCACCGGAT GATAAAAGAAACCTCAACCATTGCTCCGAAAGCCGCAAAATACTTCTCGCAAAGGATTccatttgattttcaacataACCActgtaaattcaaaataag GTTTGATCTTGTAGATGATCAAGGAAATCACGAGGAAATTTATATTCCAGAAGGTGCCTACGAAGTTACGGATATTATCAACGCtataagagataaaaaattcaactctttatataatgttgagagaaaaaatatacgatttgatctttcagaagatgaaaagaagatgATTACAGTTCCAGAAGGAATTTATGATGTGGATAATCTAGAGAGTACAATCAAAGCAAAGGAATTTGATAAACTAAgtacaataatacaaaaaagggaAGATTTACATCTAGATAAGTTATTAGATAAAGAGTGTCGTCATTACATTCACATTCCTGGAGATAAGTACAAAGTAGAAGATATCTTACAAGCAATTAAAGAGAGAAG GGAAATTGTAGTTCAGATTGTAGATCAAGATGGTAATCTGTTGgattttggtgatgaaaaaatttatgtagcattGGATATtagagaaatgtaa